Proteins encoded in a region of the Simkaniaceae bacterium genome:
- a CDS encoding tRNA-dihydrouridine synthase family protein → MEGVASAHFRQALSQIGGFDEACTEFLRVPTNPHIESLVKQYSPHDTAPIPQAAQIMGSHPEHMSKMTLELIRRGAPRVDLNCGCPSNIVTGRGAGSSLLKDPNLLYDIAKAMVDVSTVPISIKLRSGFDDTSLFEENLLAAQASGAAFITLHPRTKKEGYIPPANWSLIRRAKELLSIPVIGNGDILSVNDALRMIEQTGCDALMIGRGALRNPWIFHQIKWYFDSKEAQSTNSLNSTSNKIGRESGLTTQYILSYLELMPKEMNERGKINQLKQLFRYLFESNDELLSQKKEMLTTPYHSANEFIDKNLCKIEKFYN, encoded by the coding sequence ATGGAAGGGGTAGCCTCTGCTCATTTCAGGCAAGCGCTCTCTCAAATCGGTGGCTTTGATGAAGCCTGCACAGAATTTCTAAGAGTCCCGACTAATCCCCACATCGAAAGCTTAGTCAAACAATACTCCCCTCATGATACGGCTCCGATTCCTCAAGCGGCTCAAATTATGGGGAGTCATCCTGAGCATATGTCTAAAATGACATTAGAACTCATTCGACGAGGAGCACCTCGAGTCGACCTCAATTGCGGCTGCCCGTCTAACATTGTAACGGGAAGAGGCGCCGGCTCATCCCTTCTTAAAGATCCTAACCTTTTGTATGATATCGCCAAGGCTATGGTTGACGTCTCAACCGTCCCTATTTCAATCAAATTGCGCTCGGGATTTGATGACACTAGTCTTTTTGAAGAAAACTTACTCGCCGCACAAGCAAGCGGTGCTGCCTTCATCACCCTACACCCTCGAACAAAGAAAGAGGGTTATATTCCCCCCGCTAACTGGTCATTGATACGAAGGGCAAAGGAGCTTCTCTCTATTCCCGTGATTGGGAATGGGGATATTCTTTCCGTAAATGATGCTTTACGTATGATTGAACAAACGGGATGTGATGCCTTGATGATTGGACGTGGAGCTCTTCGAAACCCTTGGATCTTTCATCAAATCAAGTGGTATTTTGATTCCAAAGAAGCCCAATCGACGAACTCTTTAAACTCTACTTCCAATAAAATTGGAAGAGAGAGCGGATTAACGACCCAATACATCCTATCTTATTTAGAATTAATGCCTAAAGAAATGAATGAAAGAGGGAAAATCAATCAGTTAAAACAACTCTTTCGTTATCTATTTGAGTCTAATGATGAGTTGCTTTCCCAAAAGAAGGAAATGCTCACCACACCCTATCATTCAGCTAATGAATTTATAGATAAAAACTTATGTAAAATTGAAAAGTTTTATAATTAA